GGCGCGGTTGACGAGCTCCATCGTCGCGTCGATCTGCGCGATGACCTCCGCGATGGTGGCGCTCGACGGGCGGAAGCCGGGCGTGAGCGCCGCGGTCGTGGTGGACGCGGCGACGGTCTCGATGCGGGCATCGATGGGGAGGCCGAGGGCGACGACGCGCTCGGCGGCGGTGTCGGCCCAGCCCTGCGCGTGGGAGACGAGGACGTCGAGGAACTCGTGCACGCCGATGAAGTTCGCGCCGCGGACGTGCCAGTGCGCCTGCTTGCCGTTGACGGCGAGGGCCTGGAGGTTGACGACGACGGGGCTGAGGAACTGCGCGACGCCTGCGGCGACGTCGGCCGATGCGGAGCTGGTGGGGACGTGGACGGTGTCGGTCATGGGTTCTCTCCTCGAGCGGCTGGACGGGTCTGCGGGCTGCGGACGATGCCGCCAATCTCGCGCATCCCGCCGCCGCCCGCAAGCAAGCTGAGGCATGGCTTACCGGGTCGCACCAGGGCCCCGGACCGGGCTCCAGCCTGGGTCAGCGGAGCGCGGAGACCCGTGCGGCCACCTCCTTCACGTCCCGGATCCGGCGCTCGTAGCGGGCCGCGACCGCGATGAGGCTGACGCCGCCGATGCCCGCCCAGGCCCACCAGGGGACGGTCGCCGATGCCTCGCGGAT
This window of the Clavibacter sepedonicus genome carries:
- a CDS encoding Dps family protein, with product MTDTVHVPTSSASADVAAGVAQFLSPVVVNLQALAVNGKQAHWHVRGANFIGVHEFLDVLVSHAQGWADTAAERVVALGLPIDARIETVAASTTTAALTPGFRPSSATIAEVIAQIDATMELVNRAVQELGEIDVNSQDVAIEIARGLEKDRWFLFAHISE